CAGCCTTCACCACCCTCATCACCCCCCACGTCTACCCCGAAACACTCCCCCCAGACACCATCCGCAACATCCGCACCATGAAAGCCCGCATCGAACACGAGCGCCTCCCACGCGACGCCGCGTTTCATCTGAAGCTCGGTCCAGGAGGTCTCACGGACGTGGAGTTCTTCACTCAGCTTCTCCAGCTTCGCCACGGGGGAAGGGAACCTGCGCTGCGTGCCCACGGGACGATCTCTGCGCTGAAGGAACTCGCACGCACCGGCATCCTCACCGACGAACAGGCCGACACGATGATTGCGGCATATTCCTTCTGCGCCAGAGTCCGCAACCGCCTGTACCTTCAGTTGGGAAAGCCGACCGATGCGCTCCCCACAGATGGCGTCCAGGGAGTCCGCTTGGGGCGCTCGCTCGGGTACGAGGAAGCTCCCCGGTCTGCACTCCGCGAGGAATACCGTCGGTTGACGAGACGGGCCAGAAGGCTGGTCGAGACCGGTTTCTACAGCGATTCGATGCGATAGCATCCCTGCCACCATGAACTGCACCCCGCAACATCTCAGGTCCGTCGTCGAGGAGGTCATCCCTCTCGCCGTCGAGGCGCGACGCCACATTCATCAGTACCCCGAGATCGGACACCAGGAGTTTGCGACCACGCAGTACATCGCCGGAATCCTCACCGACGCCGGTCTCGAACCACGCGTCCGCCCTGCAAGAAGCGGCCTTGTCGTCGATGTGGGGACCGGCAGTCCCGTCGTCGCTTTTCGCGCCGACATCGACGCCCTCCCGATCCAAGAGAAGACGGGGCTTCCTTTCTCGTCCCAGAACCCGGGACTCATGCACGCGTGCGGTCATGACGTGCACAGCGCCATCGCCGTGGGCATCGCCGTCGTGCTGTCCAAGCTCGAAGCGCTCGACGGCACGGCCCGTTTCATCTTCCAGCCTGCCGAGGAGCAGTTCCCTGGCGGTGCACAGGAGTTGATCGACGAGGGACTCCTCGACGGTACCGACTCGATCATCGCTTTCCATGTGGATCCGGCGCTCCCTGCCGGAAAGATCGGCTTTCGCTCCGGGCCAATCACGGCCTCGTCGGATCAATTCCACATCACCGTGGAAGGGCCCGGCGGGCACACGGCACGACCGCACCTCACCGCGGACACGATCTACACCGCAGGGAAGATCGTCACCGAGCTGCCCTCACTGCTGGATCGCCTGATCGACAGCCGGGTGCCTCTCGTCGTTGTCTTCGGATCCGTCCATGGCGGTACCGCAAACAATGTCATCCCTTCGGAGATCGAGTTGTACGGTACGGCGCGAACGCTGGGCCGCGAGATGTGGGAGCAGATGCCGAAACTCGTCGAGCAGCTGGTCCATGAGATCGCTTCGCCGACCGGTGCGACCGTAACGGTCGACTACACGACCGGCATCGCACCAGTCATCAATGACGAACACGTGATCTCGGAAGCCAGCTTCGCCGTTGGTCAGGTACTCGGACCACACTCTGTCGTTGCGACGCAGCCAAGCATGGGGGCCGAAGACTTCTCCGCCTACCTGGAAGACATCCCGGGTGCGATGTTCCGTCTCGGCGCCGCGCCGGAGGGCCGGGACCCGGTGGATCTGCACTCGTCACAGTTCGATGTCGACGAGCGGGCGATCGAGGTGGGAGTCCTCGCGGGAGCAGCAACCTTGATGGGGATACTCTCCTGCAACTGGGTCGGCGAGTAGGAACTCCAACGTACCCGGTACCTCGTATTTCGTACCGCGACGCAGCACTGATACAAGACTGCGAGGCGAGCGTGGCGGCTGTGGCGTAACGAAGCGCAGCCGCGTACTGCGCCGAGCCGGAGACAGGGCGATGCGCGGTCGTCGAGATGCGCGCCATACATCGCGCAGCACGCTCCTAGAGCGTTCGTTCGAGCACTCCGGCGAGACGGCGAACGTCGTCCATCAGCTCGGCGAACTCCTCCGGCAGAAGTGCCTGGGATCCGTCGACCAGCGCCGACTCGGGCTCTGGATGAACATCGATCATGACCCCGTCGGCACCGACGGCAACAGCGGCGCGTGTCAGTGGAGCGACCAACGACCGTTTCCCCGACGCGTGCGACGGATCGACGAAGACCGGCAGGTGGCTCATCGACTGGACAACAGGTACGGCGGTAATGTCCAGCGTGTTGCGAGCGGCGGTCTCGAACGTGCGGATACCCCGTTCCACCAGGATGATCTGATGGTTGCCCTCCTTGAAGATGTACTCCGCAGCGTTCAGCCACTCTTCGATCGTCGCAGTGAAACCGCGTTTGAGCTGAACAGGCCGGGACTGGCGACCGACTTCGCGAAGGAGCGGGAAGTTGGCCATGTTCCGGGAGCCGATCCGGACGATGTCGGCGTAGGAAGCAACCATGTCGACATCGCGGGGATCCAGCACCTCGGCAACGAACGGCATCTCCAGCGTTTCTCGTACCGCGGCGAGAAGTTCGAGGCCCTCTTCGCCAAGCCCCTGGAATGCATACGGGGACGTACGCGGCTTAAAGGCGTCACCGCGCAGGATATGAGCGCCGGCCGCCTTGACGGCCTCCCCTGCACGCAACAGCTGATCACGACTCTCGACGGCACATGGACCGGCGATGACCGTGAGCGTCCCCCCGCCGATACGGTGGCCACCGATCTCGATGACGGTGCTCTCATCCTGGAGATCACGACTGACGAATCGAAGCGGTCTCGTGACGGGCATCGTTCGCGCGACACCCGGCACCGCTTCCCACGGTATCTGGCGCACTGTGTCGAGGTTGCCGATCACACCGATAACGGTTCTGACCTGCCCTTTGGATATATGCGGCTCCGCACCCGCCGATCGAACCCGCTGGGCAACGGCTTCGACCTGCTCGGGACGTACGTCCTTCTTCATCACAATGATCATCAACTCACCCGAGCCTCGGGTCCACTAATTCCATACTCCGCACCCTGTCGCCGTACACGGCCCTGAGTCCCTCATCGACCTCGGCGACCGTGCCGGGGTCCCAAATGGTAACGAGTATTGCGCCCTCACCATCCATCCCGACGAATGCCCCCCGTGCAACGGGGATCCTCGGCCACTTCATCTGCGAGTACGAGGAGGCTGCCGGGATCCTTGTCAATCGCCTGCCTGCACAATGACGGTGTCCACAGCCACGGATGGTACCCGGGAAATGGCGCATCGACCGCCCCTACACTCTCACCACGTGGAACGCATCCTGGTCACCGGAGCGGCTACCTGGACGGGCGCCGGACTGGTCCGGCGTCTCAGTCGCCATGCGGACACGAAGATCATCGGCGTGGACGACATCACGACCCGCATCTCCGAGGATTTCCATCAGATGCGCATCGACACGCTCGAGTTCGCGAATCGTGTCGTGGATCTCGCCCCCACAACGGTCCTGCATCTACAGACCACCCATCGGTCAGAACGCTCGATCCCGATCGCCGCGCAGACACTGCTCGGTGCGCTCAGCCGCCTCTCGACGGTCAGGCGGCTGATCGTTCGCTCAGATCTCGCAGTCCACGGAACCGGCCCGCGGCTGCCATCGGTGCTCGCGACCGAGACCCACTCGACCGGTGACCCCACTCCGTATGAGAGCGCCCTCAGAGACATGGAAGCTTCTGTCGGCTCGTTCGCCGGGGAGCGGCCCGACATCACCGTGACCGTCCTGCGTCTCGCCCCGATCTTCGGAGAAACGACGGACGACACTCTCGGTCGTTTTCTCTCTCGTCGCGTCGTTCCCACCATCCTCGGCTACGACCCCCGCCTTCAGTTCCTGCATGAGGATGACGCAGTCCGGGTGCTCGAGCATACCCTCGAGCATCCGATCCCCGGCACGTTCGACGTGGCGGCGGACGGCCAGATCTACTTGAGCCGAGCCTTGCGGCTTGGAAAGCGAATCCCCCAGCCACTCCCCGAACGCCATTTCCGCAGGATCGTGCGAACGTTCGAGATGCAAGACTGCGGTCTCCCCGAGCACATCATCCGCCTGCTTCGCCACGGGCGAGTAGTCGATCCGAGTCCACGCACGGAGATCCTCGGTTTCCGGCCTGACAGGAATTGCAGAGAGACGGTCCTCGCGGGCTACGGGCGGAGATCCTGAATGGAGGCGATGCTGAGCCGCCTGCCGGTCGAACAGCTCCGCTCGCTCGCCCGGTCGCTTGAGATCACCGGGCGCTCGAAGATGCGGAAAGGGGACTTGGTCATCGCCGTTGCGCGGGCACTCCGCGCCGCCGAGACGACCCGACCTCTGCCTTCGATATCGACGCCTCGGGTGTCTGATCGACGCAACGCAGCGCAGGAACGGTTTGCGGACATGATCGATGGCAAGGAACTCTGTGACTTCTCGACCGCAGAGACATTCACGTGTGGCCTGCCGGTCATCAAGGGGAAACACCGATGTTCCCTGCACGGAGGAGTCGACATCTCCGACGTCACGGTCCCTGCACTCGGAAGGCTCGGGTTCGACACGTGGCCGGCACTGATCCGACACCTTCTCCTCGCCTCCTACGACATCGACGCACTGGGACTCGATCCCGTCGTGGCAGAAATGGTCTGGCACCTCGGCAACTACCTCTACTACGACTACTTCCGTGTCGACGTGTCCGGAATCGATCGGGTGCCGGTCACCAGTCCCGCGGTTCTCGCAGCCAACCACGGAGGCGCCGCCCTGCCATACGACGGTTTCATGCTCTCGCTCGCCGTCGCCAACGAAAGCGTCGTGCCCCGGCGGCTCCGGGTCGTCGCGACCGAGATCTTCAACATGCTGCCCGCACTCTCTCACCTGTATCGAAAGGCCGGAGCGGCGTTTGCGGCACCGGAAGACGCACGCTGGGTTCTGGACCACGGACATCTCCTCGGTGTCTTTCCCGAAGGTGTTCGTGGCTTCCAGAAACCGATCTCGGAAGCATATCGGCTCCGCAGATTCGGCAGAGGCGGCTTCGTTCAGCTTGCCATGAAAACGGGCGCACCGATCGTGCCGGTGGCAATCGTCGGATCCGAGGAAGTACACCCTGCTCTCTTCACTTCCCGCAAGCTGGCGCAACTCGTCCGTCTCGCCTTTCCGGAGCAACGCATCGATGAGATGGCCGTATGGCTCAATCCGATCCCGCTCCCCGTCCACTGGCGGATCCACTTCCTCGCACCGGTCGATCCCGGTCCGGCCACCGAACATCCCGATCGCATGGCCATCCTCGAGATCGCCGAGCACATCAGAGGCACGATCCAAACAGAGATCGATCGCATCCTGACCATGCGAACCACCATCTTTTAGACTGCTTGCAGTAGTTAGCAGTTGTGCCTATACTGTTAGCCATGAGCAAAGAACCGAAGGAAGAGCGCCGAGGTGTCGACCTTGGTGCGTTCATACGCCAGCAGCGCGAACGGGCGAACATTTCGCTCCGGAAGCTGGCCGAACGTGCCGGAATCTCGAACCCATATCTCAGCCAGATCGAACGCGGGCTGCGCAAGCCGTCCGCGGAGATCCTCAAGTCGATCGCCCGCGGGCTGTCGATCCAGGCCGAGTCGCTCTACCAACGGGCCGGTCTGCTCGATGAGGGCTTCCATCCACCATCGGTGGTCGAAGCCGTCGAAGCAGACGTTCACATGAATCAGCGACAAAAGCGTGTACTCCTGGATATCTACCGAACCTACGTCCAGGACGAGGAGGAACCATCATGATCATCGAGACATCCAAGAAGATGCTCTACGCAGCAGTCGGTGCGCCGGTCGTCACCGCTCGCCGTTTCACCGAGCGGATCACCGATGTCACGAGCAAGGTCCATGACCTTCGTGATCGGATGAACGATGAGCTCACCAAGGAGCTCGACGCCTGGGCTGCAGAGGGCGAGAAACTCATCGAGCGAATCAGGGAACGCGAAGGTGTCGAGGAACTCGTCGACGACCTCGCGGGACGTGTCGACCTCGATCAAATACAGGAACAGGTCGGCAAGCTGCGCGAACACCTCGACGAGATGTTGCAGTCCTGGCGCAGTTCTTTCCGTCCGACTCCCACGACACCACAGAAGATCCAGGTCGTCGAGGAACCCGCACCCAAGCCGGCAGCAGCCAAGAAGACCGCAGCAGCCAAGAAGCCGGCAGCGGCCAAGGCACCGGCAGCCAAGAAGACCGCAGCAGCCAAGAAGCCGGCAGCGGCCACGCCCACATATGGGTGGCGGGGGTGCACCGGGATCTGGTTACAGAACTCGACGGT
This Gammaproteobacteria bacterium DNA region includes the following protein-coding sequences:
- a CDS encoding bifunctional glutamine-synthetase adenylyltransferase/deadenyltransferase, whose product is AFTTLITPHVYPETLPPDTIRNIRTMKARIEHERLPRDAAFHLKLGPGGLTDVEFFTQLLQLRHGGREPALRAHGTISALKELARTGILTDEQADTMIAAYSFCARVRNRLYLQLGKPTDALPTDGVQGVRLGRSLGYEEAPRSALREEYRRLTRRARRLVETGFYSDSMR
- a CDS encoding amidohydrolase — translated: MNCTPQHLRSVVEEVIPLAVEARRHIHQYPEIGHQEFATTQYIAGILTDAGLEPRVRPARSGLVVDVGTGSPVVAFRADIDALPIQEKTGLPFSSQNPGLMHACGHDVHSAIAVGIAVVLSKLEALDGTARFIFQPAEEQFPGGAQELIDEGLLDGTDSIIAFHVDPALPAGKIGFRSGPITASSDQFHITVEGPGGHTARPHLTADTIYTAGKIVTELPSLLDRLIDSRVPLVVVFGSVHGGTANNVIPSEIELYGTARTLGREMWEQMPKLVEQLVHEIASPTGATVTVDYTTGIAPVINDEHVISEASFAVGQVLGPHSVVATQPSMGAEDFSAYLEDIPGAMFRLGAAPEGRDPVDLHSSQFDVDERAIEVGVLAGAATLMGILSCNWVGE
- the aroF gene encoding 3-deoxy-7-phosphoheptulonate synthase: MIIVMKKDVRPEQVEAVAQRVRSAGAEPHISKGQVRTVIGVIGNLDTVRQIPWEAVPGVARTMPVTRPLRFVSRDLQDESTVIEIGGHRIGGGTLTVIAGPCAVESRDQLLRAGEAVKAAGAHILRGDAFKPRTSPYAFQGLGEEGLELLAAVRETLEMPFVAEVLDPRDVDMVASYADIVRIGSRNMANFPLLREVGRQSRPVQLKRGFTATIEEWLNAAEYIFKEGNHQIILVERGIRTFETAARNTLDITAVPVVQSMSHLPVFVDPSHASGKRSLVAPLTRAAVAVGADGVMIDVHPEPESALVDGSQALLPEEFAELMDDVRRLAGVLERTL
- a CDS encoding NAD-dependent epimerase/dehydratase family protein gives rise to the protein MERILVTGAATWTGAGLVRRLSRHADTKIIGVDDITTRISEDFHQMRIDTLEFANRVVDLAPTTVLHLQTTHRSERSIPIAAQTLLGALSRLSTVRRLIVRSDLAVHGTGPRLPSVLATETHSTGDPTPYESALRDMEASVGSFAGERPDITVTVLRLAPIFGETTDDTLGRFLSRRVVPTILGYDPRLQFLHEDDAVRVLEHTLEHPIPGTFDVAADGQIYLSRALRLGKRIPQPLPERHFRRIVRTFEMQDCGLPEHIIRLLRHGRVVDPSPRTEILGFRPDRNCRETVLAGYGRRS
- a CDS encoding helix-turn-helix domain-containing protein, whose product is MSKEPKEERRGVDLGAFIRQQRERANISLRKLAERAGISNPYLSQIERGLRKPSAEILKSIARGLSIQAESLYQRAGLLDEGFHPPSVVEAVEADVHMNQRQKRVLLDIYRTYVQDEEEPS